One Zingiber officinale cultivar Zhangliang chromosome 10B, Zo_v1.1, whole genome shotgun sequence genomic window, AATCTCAGACTACCAGTAAGGGCTAGTGTCTACCAAGTGCTGAACGTAAGCTTCACAGTGGCCGAGAGAGCTGAACGAACATCTAGCAAGAATCTAGTCGGGCGAGCGAACCGAGTGATTGTCCGAGTGAGAGACCGGCCAGGCAAGTTAGCCGAGCGAGTAGATGGTCGAGCGAGCTAGATATAGGCCAGGCAAATAGGTCGAGCGGGTGACTAAGTGAACGTACAGTCGGGCGAGCGAAGCAGTCAAATGGGCAGTTGGGCAGAGCAGTAGGGCGACCGAGCGAAAGGGCGACAGAACGAACGAGCGACTGGGTGAGTGTGCGGTCGGCCAAGCCGAAGTCGAGCTTGAGGCTGGCTGGGCATGAGGGCAATCGGGCGAGTTGAACGACCGAGTGAGCTGGAGGCCGAGCGAGCTTAAGGATGTCTAGGCACAACCGGGCGAACTGAACAACCTGGCGGGCTAAGCGTAGAAATTAGCCAGGCAAGCACATTGAGAGAGCGGTCGCTCGAGCGCACTAAGCTAACTGAGGCCTGTGATgaacgtagtttccttgaaacagattcgcctcaCCTCCAACTGTACTTCAAGACTTTCTCGAGTCGTTTGTCTCCCACGATACAACGGTAAATCGTGATTCCCACCGAGCACTGATGGTCACGACGAACTGAGAGGTACTCGACTGCTATCACGTGCACTCAGCCGAGCAAgagatgcacgacagaggaggaggggaaTGCTGGTGGAGAGCTTCAGCTTTTCACGTGTGTAACATTTTATCTGTGGTCACAGCCTCCTTATGTAGGAGCTCAAGACCAAAGGGCAGCGTCGGCCGACCGGGCCAAAGTCGAGCTTGAGGCTGGCCCGGCATGAGGCCGACCGGGCGAGCTGAACGACCGGGTGAGCTAGATGCCGAGTGAACTTAAGGCTGGCCGGGCACGACCAGGTGAATTGAATAACTAGGCAGGCGAAGCATATAAATTGGCCAGGTGAGCACACTGAGAGAGCAGTCGCGTGAGCACACTAAGCGAATCGAGGCCTGAGATGAACGTAATTTCTTTGAAACAGATTTGCCCCATCTTCGTCTATGCTTCAAGGCTTTCTCGAGTCGTCTATCTCCTAAAATACAATGGTAAATTGTGATCCCACTATGCACTAATGACCACGGTGAACTGAGAGGTGCTCGACTACTATTACGTGTATTCCGACGAGTAAGAGAtacacgacagaggaggaggggaaTATAGGTGGAGACTTCAGCTTTTCACGTGTGTAACATTTTGCCTGTGGTCGCAACCTCCTTATGTAGGAGCTCAAGACCAAAGGGTAATGTTAATGATCGTTTAAAGATCATTATTCGTAAAATATTGATTATCCCACTTAGGACCGGTTTGACATTCAACGTGCGTAAGTTGTACTCACACACGGTTCAATACAATTCGGACCCTGCATTTGCACCCCCACGCACTCATGCATGAGAGAAAGTCTCTCCTTATGTATTTATTCACATCATTAAtgcatatgaatcaatataaatcaatcaaTATATCTTAAAATTTCCAATACGAGACTAATATCTCATTCACAATAGAACTTCATACCTCTTCTACCTCATCTCTATTCATATATATCCAATAATAAATATACTCTAATTGGGAATCGAACTTAATTTTTAGTAGATAATATTTGATTGATGTACTATTGCATTCAATCGTTATTCTTTAGTTTGCATTCTAGTGCGGCGACAGTCTTGCACTCATCATCCTGTCGATGCCTTACTCATTAAACTGGGGAACACGGTAAAACAGGCTCATCTGAGAGTTCAGAACGATCCTTCATCAAAATCTAAACGCTAGCTCCTTGAGAAGAAAGAACAGAAGTCcggaggggaggggaggggaggagaggagaggagcctTGAGCGAGCGAGCGAGCTTTGGTTGACGCATTGCGCTTTGCCTGTGGCTGTGGTCCAATTCTGGCGTGGGTAGCCTTTTTCTTCTTCGGCCAACAAAGAGAGGGCACGACCACAGCGAGGTACGACGAGTCCATGTGACATACACTGTGAACATGGCGCTACAAGACACCTTCCCTTTCACTGTTCACCGTGGTGACTCATCAGTCGCCATTAAAGACTGCCATCGCACCGCGGCCTGCGCTGCCATGCTCTTCGGCGAGGCCACCAACTGTTTTTCTTTGGCCAAAGGCACATTTATCAAATCTTTCTATAAACgctctttatttaaaaaaataataaattaacattattgtaataattttcaaattattatcaCTTTAAACAAGGATCAATAACTGAgttaaacattaaatttaaaatcctaagTCTTGACATTTTAAACCCTAAATCTTTAACTCCAAACATAATTATATCAAACtattctttatttaatataaattatTATAGAAGTTACTGCATATACATAGCGATATATGAACTATTGAATAGCGGCTATAtaattatagattttttttaaattggaAAATCTtaaaatcctaaattttaaatcaggatattatcctaaattttattattataatagtTACGATATTATAATTGAGTACACATtactttattaaaaattttaattaaattaaaaattatgaacTACCCTTCATCTCTACATCCTCATGCATCGTTCTATTTGTCACATGCCACACGAACAATAGGTGTTATTGTTTTCCTTGTTCTTCCTCGCAACTGTGGAACGGCAAGTGCATAAGATTTTGGTTTCGATTCTCTTTGTCTTTTTTCATCATTGGATTCGAGCAAATTTGTTCGTCTTTAGAATGGATTTCCTTCGAGCTCCTTTCTTAATGGTGTAAtctcttaattttttaaagatcttTATATTATCATTCACTTGatatttcatatatttatatactGTACAGACATCCGACAGTAACTCGATGAGTACAACCGCAATATCTTTTCTCTCGAATAGCACTTAATATTTGTGTAACCATCACCGTAggtttattttcttttgatattatctGTATGAGTCAactactattttttttcttttgataaattgattaaatttattaacaggtttattaaataatttgattagttttatttatataattgatTACTTTTCTTTATTGTTGGCTTGATATTAGATATTAAATATTAGATTGATCACTAAGAAGTATTTCTTCATCATCGGATGagataatttctatatttattcactttaatatacaaaattcatggaatgAAGAAAAAAACTATCAACTTATAATTTAAAGCAAAAGAGTAAATATCTACCATAATGATTTTTCACCATTATATATGTAACTGATACAACTATTGtaatatttaagaaaaaaatatctgatacttttagttattatgacTTACATATTCACAACATACGGGGATAAGGATATGATGGTGCTAATAATATGTGTGATTCTTGAAATAGATTATAAGCTCTTTTCTTGAAAGATTGTTCACGTGTATATTATGTACATTGTTTCGCTCTCAAAGGTCAGACCCATATAAATTAAGATCCTGGCTATGCCCCTAGAGTCTAGTATTGCATGTTTCAtgataaaatacaaataaataaaaagacaTTTATTTTATATTCATTGAGAATTAATTAGAAGATCTATTGTTacattatcttttatttttttgtcaGTTTTTCTTTTCCACCGGTGTCAAGGAAAATATTGTTGGACAAAATAATCTATTGCTAGAGATATTTGAGACTTTATCGAATTTAAATTACACGAaacttaaattcaacttatctgtcgagatgacTTGAGCTGATAATTTCAGGCTGCCAGTGGGGGTTGGTTTTTGTCAATTGTTATCTGCGGAATGACTGAGCAAGCAGAGCGCCCATGCAGCAAAGTCCGAGTGGTCGAGATCGAGCGTCCGAGTGTCGACCAGATAGTGTGTCGGGCAAATGGAGAGTCCGACCTGGCAGAGCAGCTGAGCAAGCTAAGTGGTTGGACAATTAGGTTGACCGAGCAGTCAGGCCGATCGGGCAGAGTTACCGAACGAGTGAGCTAGCTGCCAAGCGAGTTGGAGGTCGTCCGAGCAAAAAGGTCGAGCGAGCGAGCTAGCTGCCGAGTGAGCGAGCTAGCTGTCGACTGAGTGAGCTAGCTGTTGAGCGAGCTGGAGGTCGTCCGGGCAGAAAGGCCAAGTGAGCGAGCTAGCTACCGAGCGAGTTGAAGGTCGAGCGAGTGACTAAAGTGGTCGGGCGAGCAAAGAGACCGAGCGAGTGACGCGAGTGGCTGGGTGAGCGATTGAGTGTGTGAATGGCCAGGCGAGCGAGTGAACTAGCTGCCGAGCGAGCTAGAGGTCGTCTAGGCAAAAAGGTCGAGCGAGCTGGAGAGGGTCCGGGAAGAGAGGCCGAGCGAGCGAGCTGAGCGACTGAGTGAACATTCAATCGGGCGAGCGAAGCAGCCAAGTGGCCGGTCGGGCAGCACAATAGGGTGACCGAACGAGCGAAATGGTGGTTGAACGAATACGGCCGGGCGGGTCGAAGTTGAGCTTGAGACAGGTTGGGTGTAGAGGTTGGCGGGCGGATGAAGCAACCAGGCGAGTGAGCCTTTGACCGAGCGAACCGACCAGGCAGGCGAAGCATAGAACTTCACCGAGCTGGCAAAGCATAGAACTTGACTGGGCGTGCGCATTAAGTGAATCGAGACCTGCAatacgcagtttccttgaaacagattcgtcccacctccggctgtgtttCGAGGTTTTCTTGAATCGTCTGTTTTCCATGATACAATGGGCAACCGTGATCCCCACAAAGTATTGGTGGTAACGGCGAACTGAGAAGTATCTACTGCTATCACAAATACTCCGTTGAGAAATAGATGCTCGACAGAGAGAGGgacgtaggtggagagcttctgttGCCATTTTGTTTATGTGTGTAACATTTTTTCCTATAATCGCAGCATCCTTATATAGGAACTCAGATCAACGGTAACGCCCCACGGGGTTATCCGAAGTGGTTGGGGCGTAGAAGTTTGTGCAATGAGAACGTGGGTTCGAATCGCGGCGGCAGCAAGGGCGTAAATCCCTTATCCCCGTGTCCCTCAGCCCACTGCGCCCTTAACCCCTTCGGCTACCGTGATTAACTCCCCTCGTGATCGCCTTGGGCAAGGTccacgggggcgctgggggtgagCGTTATCATCCTTTTTGTCCGGTAACGCTAGCGTTTCGCTCGATTATTTTGGTTCTAAATTAATCTTGATTTAATGCATCAGCTACCAGCAATAAAAATTTTATGGGATAAAATGATGATTATtccacttttatatatataaacaaatgtTTCACCTCTCGGCCAGTATATCCAGCAAATGTTTCGCCTCTCAGGCCACTGGATCGAAGAAGAGAAGCAGCCATCGGGTGCCATCGCTTTCCGGGTTGACAAACGAGCATACGCGACAAGATCCCAGAGAATAAAAAACAAAGGCGACAATTATTTTAATTCACTAATTAATTGGTTGTTCATCATCACTGCATTACGTAGAAAATGTGGGATATGTAAAAGCGACCTCCCCGTCGTCGTCTTCTGCGACGATTGAGTTGGCTCGATCGAGGAGGAATTCCCTGCACTTCGATATCGATGTTGTCCAGAAATGTGCTTTAAAAAAAAGTTGTGTtttttcccctcttcttcttttcttgaaGATTGAAAGTGTATCGATGATCTCAGAGAAGTCTTCTGAATATTGCATCATTTACAGGGAGGTTTAGGTTTGATTTTCACAATAAAAAATTTCGATTATGTTACAAATCGCGCTCGTCTACGGCTGCGAATCGTAGGATTATTGCTACAGTAATTGTTGATATATTAATGGTGGAGATCGTGGCCATGGCGGCTACCTTTGGCTACTTGCAGTTCCAGTGATCGAAGAAGTACCAGTTGAGAGTGGGCGGCTGCTCGTCGGAGAAGATGCTGCTGAATGCGTCCTCCCGGTCGAGGAATTCCTCCTCCGGCTTTAGCGTCTGGCGTGGGAATCCTTGACCCTTGATAGGCAATTGCGGTGCAGAAATTGGTGCGGAGGGGGTGGCGGCGTCGCCGAGCCTGGCGGGGGAGTTCGAGTCTGCCGGCAGCGGATTCGGATGCCCCGCGGGGCTGTTCGCGCCGTTGAGCACGTCGCTGGAGACGCTGCTGTCCGACGATCCGGCATCCTTGTAGATGAGTTCCGGTGCGGGGTCTTCCTCCGATGCAGCCGCCACCGCCGCCGCCTTGGAGGCCACCGGTCCCGACGAGACGAAGCTCGCGCTCTCCTCCCTGCCCAATTTGGCCTTCATCTCTTCGATCTGGATCGAGCACATGACCGATCCCAAATCAGAATTTCATATTTGAGAAATCGAGGTTTAGATCGATCGCGCTCACCTGGGCGACGAGCGCCTCCTTGTCGCGGCTGAGCGCGTCGTAGTCGAGGCGGAGCGCGTCGTAGCCAGCGCTGAGGGCGGCGTAGTCCCGCTCCAGCTGCTTGGTCTTCGACCGCGCGCGGCGGTTCTGGAACCACACCGCCACCTGCCGCGGCTGGAGGCCGAGCTCCTCGGCCAGACTcagcttccgctccgactccaGCTTGTTCTCCACCTCGAAGCTCTTCTCCAGCGCCCGCACCTGCTCCACGCTCAGCCGCCGCTTCTTCTCCCCCAACCCTACCTCCGCCCCCGTCGCCGCTGCCTCGTCCTCGTCTTCCAAGTATGTGCCATTGTTCTCCTCTGCCCAAATCAACCACAATTAATACGCTTTCCAAGCCATAGTTGCAAAAATTCAATCACGTCGGTGCCATTACCAATTGAGCAAATCGCCATGAATGAAGCTGCGTCTGCAATGGGCCTCTTCATGGCGAATCAGACTTCGCAGTGTCAATAAAAGCAGAGATCTTAAAAAGTGCAAGAaaaagatcaaaaaaaaaaaagaaaagaaagaagtgaTCTTTGGGGATCAAACAAGAGGTAATCAATCCACTAGTTATTGATAGCAACTGAAGGGCCTCTTCCGCTCTTCCCTTTCAAAGCTTTCTGCCATTACCAGAGAGAGAGGCAGAACTGAGAGAGCTGGTGATTCCCTGCTGCTATAAAGAAGATGAACAGAGGTAGCTTGGACCTCGGGTTAGGTTAGGGTTAGCGTTAGGGTTAGGTTCGAGGTTGAGTTTAGATCAGGACGGGTTTCTTTTTTGTTCATATAGTTTTTATATTTCTACTCAATATTCTTTACATTTCAAGTCCCACCCTGGTAAGTGGTAACCAATTAAAATTTCTGATTTAGATACCCCAAATCAAAGATAttgatatgaaaaataaaatggtAAAAATTAAAAGCGCCTCTCTTATTTATGTCATCGTTAAAAGAGTCTCAAGAAAGGATACATCATATTGCTCTTATTCTGTATTATAAGAATATATTTTTGGTTATCGAACTCGTGagatcaaaaataaaacttttattaCTGATATCTCAACGCCCTCCTTCGTCAAAATaacattttaattttgaaaaaagatgttttaattttttctatttgcGCGAAGTctcaaaatactttttttttttaatttctgatCGAGATATCTAGATTTAATCCAGACGTctcgattctttttttttttaaataaaaaaaaaaatcttgaatcCAAAACCtctaaatacatatattatatatCTCATGAAtatctaaaattatttatcttgaaCACTATAATTTAAAAAGGAAGCCTGAACTCAGAAGAAAATTTTATTACATTAAATTCATTATAACTCAactcctaaattttaaaatcttaaactctaaatacatagtgtctaaaatttttaatcttgagCACTATAACCCAAGAGAAAAGTCTGAATCCTGAAAGAACAATCTTATCGATTCAAATGCACTATAATTCaacttctaaattttaaaattttaaatcataaatatatataatatactccTAGAAAATTTACTTAATTGTGGCAAAAAAGACgaaacgctcgcccccagcgcccctgtCGTACCTGGCCGAAGGCCATCACGAGTAGGGATGTAAtcgaaccgagccgagccgagctcttgaatgtttgagcttgatttgtttataatcgagccaagctcgagctttatttaatgaatatagtcatagctcacgagcttattcgttCTTTTATTgaacctaaacgagcttaataagtataaattataaattcaaatatttattaaaaattaaattatatatttagagaaaattataatattcttattacaatttataattttattctaataaataaatttaatatatttgtttatatttttcataagtagagtgcaaaatttataaatttaatatcaaaactattatttttttttaaatttaaaagttgattcatgagcttaacgaacgtgttcacgagctaacgagacGAGTATTGCGAAGTTtgaacttggtttgtttatcttaacgagcttcATTAAACGAACTCAAACGATCTTTTattgaatcgagcttcgaatagctcacgagcggcttggttcatttacacccctaatcacgagggaggtaaatcgcagcaTCCGAGCGAACATGTGACGTCAGGGTGTAACAcggggataggggatttattctccAGTTGTCCCGATGATCGACCCTGCGACCTCATTGTGACAACACCCGCTACATATCAACTCGGATGACCCGCGGAGACGATCGAGACGTCTGGATTAAATCTAGGCGTCTCGatcagaaatttaaaaaaaaatttattttgagactTCGCGCAAATACCCAGAAAATTTACTCAAGAGTCTAGACGCTGGATTCATTCCGGCCCTTAGACCATATCACTTATGGCCCCTGGATCAATTTCAGCTGGGTGGCCCCCCTATTGTGCCATCTTAATCGTGTAGCGGAAGTGAGTTAGGGGAGCGTGTACCAGAACACTGTTATATATATACTTTAAGAATCCGTTATACtcagaataattttaattaaaactactATAATATAGAGCAACTTTGATCATGAGAGTCTTGGACTACAGTGAAATAATAATGTGTTTATgtagttaatcaaatatctatggTCGATTATTAGTTAGGATGCACTGTATATTAATTTTCTAGAGTAGAATGACAACTCTCGAATGTGAACTGTGAAGTGATGAGCTGGTCAATGATCTCCATGATTAATGGATTCACATAGTCGGATACCTAGAttttttaaactttgatcatgaacaaatttaatttaaactagTTCGTATagtaataatttaatcaaaattacattAATATGGAACAATTTTGATTAAAATGTATTGGTCGGTAGAAAATTTTATGAGACTCACTCGATTATCTTTAGAGTTAGTCAATAAAATTAAGtgagttaaaataataaaaaataaaaaaataaaactaaaatagctttaacttttttattttttttattaaaactattttaaataattCTGATCAACTAttctatattataataattttaattaaaattacttgaaTAACCTTAGATTTTCTATATGATTTTTGATGCACTGTCACAATAAAGGTGATTACGATCGCCGTCTGATTTTCGATGCATGTTTTTTGACTTGTAGGTGTTGATTTTGTCTAATTAAATTATGGGACAAACAACTTTACAGAATTGATGGTGAAGACTCGCAGATTTTGGCAACTTGTGGTGTGTTTTTGGATGCATCTTGTTACTTGTGTTTAGCTCCTTTTTAACGTTATAATTGGAGATATTGTATGTTTGTATTTATTCTCTATCTGGTGTACTTACATGTTACAATTATAACACTCGGTATTGTCATATTATGGATAAGTTCGATAAAGTGATCTAGTTAATTGTGCGCTTAATTGACGGATATGAATTTTATAGGTAGAAACTTGTTAACTTATTTCATATAATCATATAATCGGGAGACGGTTTATGAGAGGCATCTGGGAAAAACATAATTAACTTTTACTATAATTGTTAACTTATTTCCGTTATAttgttattatttattaataggTTGATAATGAAAATGACTCTAAAACTATATATAAGGTTATGATCCCAGTAAGGTTAAGATAACGAGATCTCTTTTCACCCATCAGAAGGAAATTGCAATAATCATCGTCCTATTGTGgcaaaggtgaatacgctcgtccTCAGCGCTCCCAATGCTCTTATCAATCCGTCCCAAGGccggaggtaaatcacgagcggctactagcctttggaatagtgactagcacataagggaggtatttacctcggctttactgagattcgaaccccagacctcattgtgacaacacctcatgcgctagccactagacctatCTGAGGGGACGCAATAATCATCGTCCTAGCTCCTATGGAAGATCATCTTGTCATAAGGTGCTTCTTTTGATATTTAGATTCTTCCAACTATTGATCTCGTCTGAAATCGACGAATGCTGGAGCGCCAATGAGCTAGTTAGATTGCTATTGGAAGAACAAGAAGCGCTTGCAAGCACACGATGGAGGGGAATAGGTGTCAGTAAGCAGGTAGAGGAGTCTCTGGAGAAACTACTCCGATGCTTAAATCAGTGAGAGGATGAGAAAATggtgtgatgcggtgatgatgaggggcctTGCCCCCGGTgacacggtggaggtcaaaggagatcaaagtcaagacggtcaacagGTTGACGGGGTTGGCCGGTCGGGCGAATCATACTCCGATCGGGGATTAAGCACCAACTCACCGACACAAGGAATAATTAAACTAACGCTCAAGGGACACGCAGAAGTCAAGCTGAGCGGCTCCTCATTTGGTGTATTGGATAGCCTGCCAACCAGTCCTCTGGTAATAAGGAGGTTTGCTTCGccatttctccatccttcatagCCTCTGGTTAAAATAGATACTTGTATATTCCTGTAGAAATCAGATACTGTCAGCATAGTATCTGGTATTACATATACTAGCTGGCTACCATGAGTGAGATCTATTTCCATAGTAGCGAAGATGGCTTGATCACCATGCCATCTGTTATCTCTGAAGACAACCAGAGCCATGGTTCCTTCTTCTTGACGGTGCAATATTTGAAGGCGTACCTGAATAACTCCTATATGAAGGAATCTCATACCGCTTCTCTGAAGCTGAGTATAGCTTTCTTGTTGGACGAAAGCTCTGTCAATTTGGTTTTCCGTAACCAACATGGCTTCTTCAGATCTATGAATATATACCTGATGGTGAGCATCATCCCTTCTTGAATGATAAAGCACCTCAGCAGGTACTATTGCAGCTCGTTCTTGCATAGAAAGCCTTAGTTGTGTCTGAGGGTCCATCTGCTGTTCTAATGAATGGTTGTAGGATCTTCCAGTAAGCCGTCT contains:
- the LOC122028594 gene encoding homeobox-leucine zipper protein HOX4-like, encoding MKRPIADAASFMAICSIEENNGTYLEDEDEAAATGAEVGLGEKKRRLSVEQVRALEKSFEVENKLESERKLSLAEELGLQPRQVAVWFQNRRARSKTKQLERDYAALSAGYDALRLDYDALSRDKEALVAQIEEMKAKLGREESASFVSSGPVASKAAAVAAASEEDPAPELIYKDAGSSDSSVSSDVLNGANSPAGHPNPLPADSNSPARLGDAATPSAPISAPQLPIKGQGFPRQTLKPEEEFLDREDAFSSIFSDEQPPTLNWYFFDHWNCK